CCACCGGCGCCGGTCAGGATGCCACCGGCGCCGAGATGCCCAGCGAGGAAGAGGCTGATCACCACACCGGCCGCGTACGCCGCGAATGCGAATGTGATCGCGAGCGTCGAGAAGCCATCGCGTTCCTGGTACAGCGACCAGGGCGGCGTCGGCACGGTGCTGTATGCCATGACGACCAGGAACATGACTGCGGCGATCCAGAACCCGACACCGTGGGTGACACTCCGGCCCTTCGGGGTTGTCTGAGCAGTTGCCACGTACACAACCGTCCCGCCAACAGCAATCGCTTGCCACGATATAATCCGATTGCTTCGATCGGAGATGGAGATAAATGATGGACAGGCGACATCTGGAGGTTTTCGTTGCCGTGGCGCTGGCGGGAACTTTCACCCGCGCCGCCGTCGACTTGCATCTGGTGCAGTCCGCAGTCTCCGCGACGGTCGCCGCACTCGAGTCCGACCTGAACGAGCGGTTGTTCGACCGGTCGACCCGGCGAGTGCGCCTGACGGCCGCGGGCCACGCCCTGCTGCCGAAGGCGATGGCAATCCTGGACGCCTTCCGAGATGCCCGTGAGACCGTGGACGCGGTAGGCGGCGGCCTCTCCGGAACGCTTCGCATCGGTTACATGACCAACGTGACCCTGTTCGACGTCCCACGCCTGCTCGGTCGGTTCCACGCCGACCACCTCGGTGTCACCATGCACCTGGCGCCGGCCCCGACCGGCACCGCAGGGCTGGCCGAGGGCCTTCGCGCCGGCGACCTCGACCTGGCCTTCCTCAGCGCCAAACCGGAGGACTATCCCGACCTGAGCGTCGCCATGCTGGCCAGCTCGCCCATGGGGCTGGTCGTTCCGGCAGGTCACCCGCTCGCAGACCGAACCCGGATGCGGCTGGCCGACACCGTCTCGGAACGCTTCGTCGACTACCGCACGGGGTTCGGGACCCGAACCCTGGTCGACGGCGAGTTCCGGCGCCGCGGCCTATGGCGGAACATCCAGATCGAAACTTCGGACGTCAACGATGCCACGGCTCTGGTCCGCAACGGGCTGGGCGTGGGTTTCCTGCCCCGATACTCGGTCGAGGGTGACAGCGGCCTGCACTGGATAGACATCGAGGACGCCGCGCTCGAGGCCGTCGTCAGCGTCGCAACCTACCGCGGCCGCAAGCCGAGCGCGGCCGCGTCTCGTCTGGCCGCCCTCGCTACGGTTTCCTAGGGCTGCCCTGCCGAAGTTCGTGGCGGGGTTCTCCCCTTCATGAGGCGCTGGAGCCCACTCGGTCGGTGGATTCCGGAGTCGGGATGTTCGGCATCCCATTCTTGGCGTGTTTGAGCGATGGCATCGCGGTGTTCGGCCGACCAGTACGTAAGGGCTTTGACAAGATGTGTGAGGCTGTGGCCCATCGTCGTGAGCCCGTACTCGACCTGCTGTCCGGGTACGGCTTGGAGTGCAGAGCTGCGTACGGGTAGAAGGGCTCTGGCGCTGATCTTGCGACGGGTTCCTCCACGCCCTACATTGCGGCCTTGTCAGGTTGGTCATGCAGTCGCTGGGCGGTATTCCATGCCTTCGGGACCGGGCAGCAGGGTAGCGGCGTATTGCTTATCGGTGGTGATGTCGGTGTCTTCGTCGATCTCGAAGCCAATGAGGGCGCGCTGGAAGGGCACGTCGGCGTGCACGGCGACGGCCACGTCGGCGAGCCATCGGTCGAGCGGTGCCCGCCAGGTCAGTGACTCAACACCGCTACGTTGATCGAAGGGATATCCGCCGGTCCTGCGGTCGAGTCGGGCCAGCGCACCGAGCGGTAGGTAAAGCTCGATGCTGTCGGTGCCCTCGTACCGGTATGAGTAGCCGCCACAGACCACCCGGCT
The Micromonospora pisi DNA segment above includes these coding regions:
- a CDS encoding LysR family transcriptional regulator, with amino-acid sequence MDRRHLEVFVAVALAGTFTRAAVDLHLVQSAVSATVAALESDLNERLFDRSTRRVRLTAAGHALLPKAMAILDAFRDARETVDAVGGGLSGTLRIGYMTNVTLFDVPRLLGRFHADHLGVTMHLAPAPTGTAGLAEGLRAGDLDLAFLSAKPEDYPDLSVAMLASSPMGLVVPAGHPLADRTRMRLADTVSERFVDYRTGFGTRTLVDGEFRRRGLWRNIQIETSDVNDATALVRNGLGVGFLPRYSVEGDSGLHWIDIEDAALEAVVSVATYRGRKPSAAASRLAALATVS